The Paramormyrops kingsleyae isolate MSU_618 chromosome 11, PKINGS_0.4, whole genome shotgun sequence genome includes a window with the following:
- the immp1l gene encoding mitochondrial inner membrane protease subunit 1 isoform X3, giving the protein MLRRAVGKSLAFAGFTIQYGCIAHCTLEYIGELVVCSGPSMEPTIINHDLVFSERLSRHFYTIKKGDIVIVKSPFDPRMNICKRVIGLEGDKVCTSSPSDTFKTHTYVPKGHVWLEGDNLRNSTDSRAYGPVPYALIRGRVCLKVLQAEKTGATFYPLRSEGLPRGFKKQLILHVAT; this is encoded by the exons ATGCTGAGGCGTGCAGTAGGGAAAAGTCTGGCGTTTGCGGGCTTTACCATCCAGTATGGCTGCATCGCTCACTGCACGCTAGAGTACATTGGAGAGCTGGTGGTG TGTTCTGGACCATCTATGGAGCCCACCATCATCAACCATGACCTAGTCTTCTCAGAGCGGCTGAGTCGTCATTTTTACACAATCAAAAA GGGAGATATTGTGATTGTCAAAAGTCCTTTTGATCCAAGGATGAATATTTGTAAAAGAGTAATTGGATTAGAAGGAGACAAAGTGTGCACCAGCAGCCCGTCAGATACATTTAAAACACACACTTAC GTCCCGAAAGGACATGTGTGGCTGGAAGGGGATAACCTGAGGAACTCGACAGACTCACGGGCTTACGGCCCCGTGCCCTATGCCCTCATCCGAGGACGCGTTTGCTTGAAGGTACTGCAGGCAGAAAAGACTGGTGCTACATTTTACCCTTTGAGGTCTGAAGGTCTTCCGAGGGGATTTAAAAAGCAGCTCATACTGCATGTGGCAACATGA
- the dnajc24 gene encoding dnaJ homolog subfamily C member 24, whose protein sequence is MTEEDLLQKDWYAVLDASPTDCLQVLKQKYQRLALLYHPDKQNPDTTVEQVQQCVQRFIEVDQAWKILGDEQTKRAYDLQRRAGELRQSWPVDAHICLDDMSWDDEEQVYIYSCRCGGSYLLGKDEAEEESILCCDTCSLSIEIKRTSCGLQTVNEDSLDI, encoded by the exons ATGACAGAAGAAGACCTGTTGCAAAAAGACTGGTATGCTGtcctggatgccagtccaacagATTGCTTACAAGTACTGAAGCAGAAGTACCAAAGACTGGCGCTGTTG TACCACCCAGACAAGCAGAACCCAGATACAACGGTGGAGCAAGTTCAGCAGTGTGTTCAGAGGTTCATCGAGGTCGACCAAGCGTGGAAGATCCTGGGTGATGAGCAGACAAAGAGAGCCTATGATCTGCAGCGACGTG CTGGAGAGCTGAGGCAGAGCTGGCCAGTCGATGCCCACATATGCTTGGATGACATGAGCTGGGATGATG AGGAGCAGGTCTACATCTACAGCTGCCGCTGTGGTGGTTCCTACCTCCTTGGAAAAGATGAAGCAGAAGAAGAATCCATCTTGTGCTGTGATACCTGCTCCCTGAGTATAGAGATAAAGAGGACTTCCTGTGGATTACAGACTGTAAATGAAGACTCTCTAGACATTTGA
- the immp1l gene encoding mitochondrial inner membrane protease subunit 1 isoform X1, which translates to MRSRLGLILICSSGILEQMYHWKGNKGPPARRNWIKIGTGEQAAGPIKRQRWPVHCGLRRLSGLNMLRRAVGKSLAFAGFTIQYGCIAHCTLEYIGELVVCSGPSMEPTIINHDLVFSERLSRHFYTIKKGDIVIVKSPFDPRMNICKRVIGLEGDKVCTSSPSDTFKTHTYVPKGHVWLEGDNLRNSTDSRAYGPVPYALIRGRVCLKVLQAEKTGATFYPLRSEGLPRGFKKQLILHVAT; encoded by the exons ATGAGGTCCCGGCTAGGATTAATCCTGATTTGTAGCAGTGGGATTTTGGAGCAGATGTATCATTGGAAAGGGAATAAGGGGCCACCGGCACGGCGAAATTGGATCAAGATTGGCACTGGCGAGCAGGCGGCGGGTCCAATAAAACGGCAGCGGTGGCCTGTGCACTGTGGACTGCGACGCCTTTCAG GTCTTAATATGCTGAGGCGTGCAGTAGGGAAAAGTCTGGCGTTTGCGGGCTTTACCATCCAGTATGGCTGCATCGCTCACTGCACGCTAGAGTACATTGGAGAGCTGGTGGTG TGTTCTGGACCATCTATGGAGCCCACCATCATCAACCATGACCTAGTCTTCTCAGAGCGGCTGAGTCGTCATTTTTACACAATCAAAAA GGGAGATATTGTGATTGTCAAAAGTCCTTTTGATCCAAGGATGAATATTTGTAAAAGAGTAATTGGATTAGAAGGAGACAAAGTGTGCACCAGCAGCCCGTCAGATACATTTAAAACACACACTTAC GTCCCGAAAGGACATGTGTGGCTGGAAGGGGATAACCTGAGGAACTCGACAGACTCACGGGCTTACGGCCCCGTGCCCTATGCCCTCATCCGAGGACGCGTTTGCTTGAAGGTACTGCAGGCAGAAAAGACTGGTGCTACATTTTACCCTTTGAGGTCTGAAGGTCTTCCGAGGGGATTTAAAAAGCAGCTCATACTGCATGTGGCAACATGA
- the immp1l gene encoding mitochondrial inner membrane protease subunit 1 isoform X2, with amino-acid sequence MRSRLGLILICSSGILEQMYHWKGNKGPPARRNWIKIGTGEQAAGPIKRQRWPVHCGLRRLSGLNMLRRAVGKSLAFAGFTIQYGCIAHCTLEYIGELVVCSGPSMEPTIINHDLVFSERLSRHFYTIKKGDIVIVKSPFDPRMNICKRVIGLEGDKVCTSSPSDTFKTHTYVPKGHVWLEGDNLRNSTDSRAYGPVPYALIRGRVCLKLWPPPSFGRLSKSPTGRIIPRD; translated from the exons ATGAGGTCCCGGCTAGGATTAATCCTGATTTGTAGCAGTGGGATTTTGGAGCAGATGTATCATTGGAAAGGGAATAAGGGGCCACCGGCACGGCGAAATTGGATCAAGATTGGCACTGGCGAGCAGGCGGCGGGTCCAATAAAACGGCAGCGGTGGCCTGTGCACTGTGGACTGCGACGCCTTTCAG GTCTTAATATGCTGAGGCGTGCAGTAGGGAAAAGTCTGGCGTTTGCGGGCTTTACCATCCAGTATGGCTGCATCGCTCACTGCACGCTAGAGTACATTGGAGAGCTGGTGGTG TGTTCTGGACCATCTATGGAGCCCACCATCATCAACCATGACCTAGTCTTCTCAGAGCGGCTGAGTCGTCATTTTTACACAATCAAAAA GGGAGATATTGTGATTGTCAAAAGTCCTTTTGATCCAAGGATGAATATTTGTAAAAGAGTAATTGGATTAGAAGGAGACAAAGTGTGCACCAGCAGCCCGTCAGATACATTTAAAACACACACTTAC GTCCCGAAAGGACATGTGTGGCTGGAAGGGGATAACCTGAGGAACTCGACAGACTCACGGGCTTACGGCCCCGTGCCCTATGCCCTCATCCGAGGACGCGTTTGCTTGAAG CTTTGGCCTCCACCCAGTTTTGGAAGACTAAGCAAGAGTCCAACTGGAAGGATTATACCAAGGGATTAA